GGCCCGCGCACTTGTGCAGGAGGGTGTTGCGGAACCACGCGAGATAGCCCGTGAGCATCTCGCGCTCACCGGCCACGAGTGAGCCGGGCGTGCGCTTCACATCAGGTGCTGTCCATGTCATTCCCTGATCTTGCCTCGTGCGCTCAGGACCGGGACAGTGTTTTCAGCCACCGGGCGGCCGACGGTGGCCACCGTCGGCCGCAGTCGCCCTGGTCGGCGCGCCGTGCGGGCTGCGAGTCGGCCCCCTCGGCGGGACCGAGTCGAGAATGCAGGCGTGTCTACTTCCCCCCTCCCCGCCGGACGCGATCCACGGGACGAATGGGCCCTGCTGCTTCTGTCGGCCGCTTCCGGGGCGGCCGATGCGTTCGCCTTCATCTGTGTCGGCCAGGTCTTCGCCGGGGTGATGACCGGGAACCTGGTACTGCTGGGCGCTTCCGCCACCGGTGCCGGTGAGCACGGCGTGGCCCCGCACGTGATCACCGCGCTCGTTTCGTACGGCGTCGGGGTCATGTGTGGTGCGTGGATGAGCGAGCGGTGGCGGTGGCCTCTGCCGGTGATGCTGCTGATCGAGGTGGCGCTGCTCGCGGCGGGGGCCGTGCTGTGGGCGCTGGACCCGACCGACTCCGGCGGCGACCGGCTGGGGCTGCTGGTGCTCATCTCCATGGCCATGGGGATTCAGGGCCGTATCCGCACGACACCGACCAATTACTTCACGGGTACTCTGACCACTCTCGTCAGCCGCGTGACGCTGCGGTCATGGGACCGGGGGGATGCCTGGGTGGCCGGCCGGCTGATCGCGGTCGTGGTGGGGGCGGCCGTGACCGCGCTGGCGATACGGCTCTGGCCGGGCTCAGCAGCTGTGGTGGCGGTGGTGCCTGCGATGGGCGCGCTGTTGATCGAGTCGGTGCCGAGGAGGCCCACGCAGGGCTGATCGTCCCCGGCCCGACGGGAAAAGGGGAAGCCCCGGCCGGATCGGGGGAATCCAGCCGGGGCGGCTCAGTTGTGGGCGCGATGCGCGACATCCACATATTGGTGAACGATAAACCACCGCGCTCCGTTCCCGATAATCCGCACCCCGGACTGTGATTCACGGCACGGAATCGGGACTTCCGGTGGTACGGATCAGCTTCCGTCGGGTGCCGCACCGCCGTAACGGCGGTTGAACCGCTCGATACGGCCGGCCGTGTCCAGCACCTGCTTGGTCCCGGTGTAGAACGGGTGGCTCGCCGACGAGGTCTCCACGTCGATGACGGGGTAGCTGCGCCCGTCCTCCCACATCACCCGCTCATCCGCGTCAGCGGTCGAACGGGTCAGGAACGCAGCCCCCGCAGCGCGGTCGCGGAAGACCACCGGACGGGAGACGGGGTGGATACGAGGCTTCATGCGCATTCCTTCCTTACTGCTGCACGGGGATCGACGGATGGGGACGGGCAG
This sequence is a window from Streptomyces sp. NBC_01217. Protein-coding genes within it:
- a CDS encoding YoaK family protein, coding for MSTSPLPAGRDPRDEWALLLLSAASGAADAFAFICVGQVFAGVMTGNLVLLGASATGAGEHGVAPHVITALVSYGVGVMCGAWMSERWRWPLPVMLLIEVALLAAGAVLWALDPTDSGGDRLGLLVLISMAMGIQGRIRTTPTNYFTGTLTTLVSRVTLRSWDRGDAWVAGRLIAVVVGAAVTALAIRLWPGSAAVVAVVPAMGALLIESVPRRPTQG
- a CDS encoding type B 50S ribosomal protein L31, with translation MKPRIHPVSRPVVFRDRAAGAAFLTRSTADADERVMWEDGRSYPVIDVETSSASHPFYTGTKQVLDTAGRIERFNRRYGGAAPDGS